The region AAGTGAGGAATTCGAGGTCTTCGGCGGTGAAATTCTTATCCCAGTCGTCGGCGAAAGACTCAAAATATTCTTTGCGGTCATTCATTGAGAAGGCAAAGATATTGAGGAGTTATCTTTTGTCAAGCGGTTTGTCGGCTGCCGCCTTTAACCTTTTCGCAGCTGTCTTTAGATAATACGGGTCAATTTCAAACCCGATGAAATTGACCTTCAATTTTTGGCAGGCAAGAGCGGTATTGCCGATTCCGGCGAAAGGGTCGAGCACGAGAAGGTCTTTCTTGGTTCCGTGGAGACGAATACAGTTCTCCGCCAGTTGCACGGGAAATGATGCCGGGTGAGGACGGTCATTGTTACGGCTCTGGATGGTTTCATACGGGATGAACCAGCAGTTGCCGCGGCAACGGACCTTTCTGTCGCCGTTTTTCCAGCGAGCGATATTGGATTTATCTTTATACGGAACCCCGAGCGCCAGCCGGTCCAGTCTGATGTCTCCGGTTTTGGTCAGATGAAAAATATATTCATGAGCGTCATTGAGGAAACGGGGGCTGTTGATCGGCTTGTAGTGCCCCACGTTGATATCGAACTTCCTGCCGTAACTCTCCGATTCGATATAGATTGATTTGACCCAGTGAATAGTGTTCTGCAGTCTGAATTCGGGGAGAAGCGCATTCAAGACCTGGAAAGGGAGTTCCGGCGAGGTCGGCTTGGAGCCGACATTCAGGAAAAGAGAGCCGGTTTCTTTGAGGACCCGCTTTATTTCTTTACCCCATTCGGCCATCCACTGAAGGTACTTTTGCCGCGGGATGGAATCGTCATACCGGCGGTATTTGACTCCGATATTATAGGGGGGAGAAGTTACAACAATATCGACCGACCGGGGGGACATCTCCCGCATGCCGATGAGGCAGTCCTGTGGGTGAAGCTGAATAGAGGGGGTTTCCGGGTGCATCATAAGATATAATTAATGAATAAAATGTCCTTTTAACAAGAGATGTGATACTCTTATCCCTTATTGTCAAGAGGAATCCCTTAGCGCAGGCAGGCGAGTCAAAAATCCTTCTCATTCCATTAATTCCGGAGGTAACGAACACTGCGGTAGGACCGGTCAAATATAGACGTTTTAAAGGGACCATGGTCATAAAACATCGTCAGTCGTCCTGCTTCACAATCATAAACTGCAGACGAGGGCGTCTGCAGGCACTTATAAGGGGAAGATTGCGGTTGCAGCGACAAGCATGCCCTGAGGCGCCGACCGTAGTGCGCTCCGGAATGCAGGCAGCGGCAGAC is a window of Candidatus Zixiibacteriota bacterium DNA encoding:
- a CDS encoding site-specific DNA-methyltransferase, producing the protein MMHPETPSIQLHPQDCLIGMREMSPRSVDIVVTSPPYNIGVKYRRYDDSIPRQKYLQWMAEWGKEIKRVLKETGSLFLNVGSKPTSPELPFQVLNALLPEFRLQNTIHWVKSIYIESESYGRKFDINVGHYKPINSPRFLNDAHEYIFHLTKTGDIRLDRLALGVPYKDKSNIARWKNGDRKVRCRGNCWFIPYETIQSRNNDRPHPASFPVQLAENCIRLHGTKKDLLVLDPFAGIGNTALACQKLKVNFIGFEIDPYYLKTAAKRLKAAADKPLDKR